Below is a window of Pseudarthrobacter equi DNA.
TCCGGAACCCCTTCCCGCCACCGGGTAGCCACCCGCACCGCCACGGCCCCGCTGTACGCCGCAGGGTTTGTGACGGCCTTCGGTGCCCACAGCATCGCGGCCGGCCTGGGCGCGCAAAGCGGGAACATCGGCCTGACGCTGCTGAACCTCGGCATCCTGCTGGCCCTGTACGACGTCGCCGAGGTCTTCCTCAAACCCGTGTTCGGCGCCCTCAGCGACCGGGTGGGGCCCAAACCGGTCATCGTGGGCGGGCTCCTGGCCTTCGCCGCCCTGTCGCTCATCGGGCTGTGGGCAGCGGACCCGCTCATGCTCGCCCTGGCCCGGCTGGGACAGGGCGCCGCCGCCTCAGCCTTCTCGCCGGCGTCGTCCGCCATGGTGGCGAGGCTCGCCCGCGGTGGAAAGGCGGGCGCCTACTTTGGCAAATACGGCTCCTGGAAGAGCCTTGGCTACATCATCGGTCCGCTGCTGGGCGCCGGGCTGATCCTGGCCGGCGGCTTCGCCCTGCTGTTCGGCGCCCTGGCCGTGCTGGCAGCGGCCACTGCCGTGTGGGTGCTGGCAGCGGTACCGCACCTCGAGCCGCTCCCCCGCCAGCCCTACACGGTCATGGACCTGGCCCGGCAGGTGGGCGAGCGCAGGTTCTGGGTTCCCACGCTGGTCCTCGCCGCCTCCACCGGCGCGCTCGGGGCGGCCATCGGCTTCCTTCCCGCACTGGCTACCCGACACGGCATGGACGCCTTCGCCGGTACCGCCGCCGTCAGCGTCCTGGCGCTCGGCTCGGTACTGACCCAGCCGTGGATGGGCAGGCTGCGGGACCAGGGCCGGGTCACGGACAACAGGGGCACGACGGCGGGGCTCCTCCTGATTGCCGCCGGCGTCGCACTGCTGGCGGCCGCCCCCGCGGCGGTCACCATCTTCGTCGCGGCGGCGGCGATCGGGGTGGGCATCGGCGCCGCCACTCCCCTGGGCTTCGCGCACCTCGCGGACAGCACCCCGCCGGAACGGATGGGCCGCACCATGGGATCCGCCGAGCTCGGCAGGGAACTCGGCGACGCCGGCGGCCCGCTCCTGGTGGGCGGCGTGGCTACTCTGACGGCCCTGCCGTTCGGACTGGGCGCCCTTGCGCTGGTGGTGGCAGCGGCCAGCATTCCCCGGCTGCCCCCAACCAGCCCGCCCGAGTAGCGAACACCGACGGCGCGCCCAGCACACGCGGAGAGGCCTCCCAGCTTTCTATGACACCCTTAACGGCGATGACTTCCTCACGGCAAACGCACCCCAGGACGCCTGCCCGGCCCGCACCGGGCTCGGGTTTCCTGTTCGTGCTGGCCACCCTGGCCTGCGTTGCCGGGCTCGTGGCCACGTACTACTACTTCGTGCAAACCACCACGGGGCAGTTCATCGATGAGTCCGCACTGGTGGAAGCGGTGGACATCCACGGCCCGGCCGGCAAGGCAACCACCCGGTTCCTGGACCTGCTGCCCACCATCTCCCTGGTGATGGCCGCCGTCGTGATCCTGTTCGTCACCGTGATCAGGAAGCACTGGACCGAAGCCGGGATCGCCGTGGCGGCCTGCATCGGCGCGAACGTGGCCACGCAGGTGCTGAAGGACCTCCTCCCCGCCCGGCCGGACAAGGGTGTGGTAACCCTGGAGCTGAACTCGCTGCCGTCCGGGCACACCACCCTGGCGGCCTCGGCTGCGGCAGCCGTGTTCCTGATGGCCTCGCCCCGTTGGCGGCCCATGGCAGGGTTCGTGGGCGGCACGTTCGCCATCGCCTCCGGGGTATCCACCCTGATCAACCAGTGGCACCGGCCGGCCGATGTTGTGGCCGCGTTCCTGCTGGTGGGGGCATTCATGATTCCGGCCGGGTGGCTGATCCTGCGGCGCGGAACCTGGATCGCGTGGGAGGGCTTCAACCGGCACATCGGCTCGGCCAGGATCTGGCTGGTACTTCCCGTGCTGCTGGGCCTTGCCTCCGCGGCCGTTGCGGCCTATTCGCTGATCCGGATTGCACCGAGCCCCTGGCAGGAAACCAGCACCACCAACTACTTCTGGGCCGGGATCTCGCTGATCGTGATCGCCGGCTACCTGGCCACGGTGGCCACCACATCCCTGTTCGCATTCGCCGCGCGGCGCCGATGACGCCCAGGCCCGCTGCCGCTCCCCTACTCCTCGTCAAGGTGCGGCGGGATGCCCAGGCCGGACTGCCCGCCGTCGGACTCCTCATCCATGGCCGCCGCGAGCTCAATCGAATCCAGGTACCGGGCCGCGGGCCGGCCGGTGGCCAGCGCGAGTTCCTCGAGGGAGGCCAGGTGTTGCCGGGCAAGCTCAATGGCCACCCGTTCAAGGATGTCCGGGCCGTTCCTCATCACCAGGTCGCCCAGGAACACCTGCATCCGTCCGGGAGGCTTCCCGCCGCTTTCGAGGTCCGCGGCCGCCAACCGGGTCAGGGCGGCAGCGGCCAGGGCAGGCTTGTCACTGAAAAGTTCCACCAGCACCATCCCTTCCGTGATCACGGGGAAACCACGGACCCTTCGCTCCCAAAATATCCCGGGCCACGCAGGACGGTAGGGCCTTCCTGCCCTTGGTGAGACGCTTTTGGGCGCGGAATGGTTCAAATCATGACGCGAAGTTGAGTGTTCCTTGCGGCAGATCCGGCCGTACCTTGATCCGGCTACCGGATAGTAGCTCTTACCGGGTTGCTGGGACCCGGCATCGCGGCTCCTGCTGGAGACGCCCCAATTCTCCTGGCGGCGTCTTGAAGTGGGCGCCGCCAGGAACCCACTTCCCAGTCATCATGAGCCGTTCCCGCCAGGGCAGCGGCTCTTCGCTTTTAACGGCTTGTTGCCCCGCCGGCGCCTTGCCTTGGGTGAACCGCAGGGCAATCCAGGGAATCCGGCCGGCCACGCCCGGCGCGTCACGGCCCTGGGATCCTCGGGCGCGCCCTGGGGTTCCCTGCTACCGGCGGATCTTCCAGCCCTTAAACCAAACCAGCTCGGCAGAAGCTGGCGCCGCCCTCCGGGGGGGGTGGTGGCGGCGCCTGCTTCCGCCGAGCTGGCGGACTTTTGGTGGCCAATTCCTAAGAACAGGTGACCTCGCTGTTGCCGTTTCCCTTGCGGATAGACCGGAGGACCGAGGCCGACGAATTGTCCTTGTAGGTGACGGTCACTTCGATGTCGATCAGCCCAGTGCTCTGGCTGCTCACGAGGGGGTGCCCTGTGGTGAGAGTGATCTTGCCGCTCGTGTTGGGCGCCGTAATCTGCCAATCCGAATAGCTTGCCGAGGAGTTGACCGCAGAGACAGAGAGCGTCGCCGGCAGCTGATTCGACGAGAGGGTGGTACTCGGCGCCACCGTTAGTTCCACGGATTTCTTCGACGGGTCGGCACACGACAATGTGAACGCGGGCCCAGCCCAGGAACCAGCAGCTGTGACAGTCATGGCGGCTGTCGCGCTTTGCTGCCACAGGGCCGACGCCGCAGTTCCACCGATCCCCAGAATGACTGTCAGCACGAAGGCACCGACGGCCACCGCGGCTCCTGGCAGGTTCCGGAACGTGCGCATCTAGGCCACGGCTCCGGCCGGGTCCTTGCTGCCGCGGGGCTTGCGGACTGATTTGTAGACCGTGATGGCGCCGTAGCCGATGAGGCCGACGGCGGCCAGGACGGTCCAGGTGTCCCGGTCAGCGTTGCCCAAGACGTTTGCCACGAAGCCCACGTACGGAACTGCGTAGAACAGCTTGCCCTTGACCTGGATGGCCCGGACGGGCTCAGGATCGTTGGCGCCGTTGTTGTCGCCCTTGGTGATCAGAGTTTTCTCGCCCGACTGGGTGGACCCGAAACCGATAATCCGGTGCGTGTCCACGTCCGGCCGGCCGGAATACATCTGGAAGGTGATGACGTCGCCGTACTTCAGTTCGTCGAACGCCACTGGCTTCATCACCATGAAGGTGCCCGGCGGGAACTTCTGCACCATGGACTTGGTCAGGATGGTGTAGGACTGCGAGCCGGTTGCCACCGGAATCACGATCAGAACAACGGCCGCGAACAGCGCCACGAGCATGGCGGACATGCTCAGGATGCGTCCGACGGCGGCCCACGCCCCGGTGCCCTTGCGGCGGCTTTCGTCAGCGGCCGACGGCGACGGCTTGGCGGAGCGAAACTTCTTGCGCGATGCGCGGGCCGGGAAGGCCGGCCCGGCGGTCAGGTCAGCAGCCACCGGACACCCCGCACTGACGGGCGGTGAGCGGAAGGGTGATGTTCACTGCTTGTCCTTTCACGGATGCGGGGGCCGCCGAGCTGAGGCTGGCCTGGAAACAAAAGATGGTGAAACCGTTCTTAGCCACAGTGGGCGACGCGAGCCCGCCGGCGCCGATCGCCGTGAACCCGGTGCCGTTGCTGCATTCTGCGGTGGAGGTGGCCAGCTTCGCGGTAACACTGATGTAGCTGGCCAGGGTCCCGCCCCTGACATTGGCAATGGTTGGCTGGCCCGCTGTGATGACGGTGTTGAACTGGCCACCGGCGTTGGTGTTGTTGGTGACCTGCACCCCGCCGTAAACCGGGGTTCCCGGCCCCAGCGTGCCTGCCGGAGACAGCGTCAGGGTTGCTGCCGTTCCGTTGGCCAGCGTCATGTTGGTGGTTTGGCCTGTGTTCACGGTGGTCATTGCCATATCGAACGAAGCCGCACTGACGGTCCCGGGGGCTGCTGACGTGGTCGCGTTCCAGAGAGCGTAGCTGCCCTGTACGGTGAGGAGGCCCAGGAGCACTGCTGCGGCGACCAGGGCCGCCGCCTGCAGTGAGCGCTTGATGCGCATCGTGGTCTCCTCCTGGTCGGTTTCCTTATTCTGCTGGCCAGGCGGCCCAAGGGCCACCCGGCCGCGTCAGGTTAGGAAAGACCAGTCTGGGTCAGCTGGGTCAGCGTGTAGCTCACATTGCCGAGGTCGTAGTTCTTGGCAACATCGCTGCGGCCGGTCGTGGTGCTCTTGAATTCGAAAACAGTCGATGCCGTGACGGTCTGCGTGGCGCTCCCGTTGACAGGCCTCAGAACGGTGCTCGACGTGACATCACCTGCGGTGTTGGTGAGCTTCAACGGGGAGATGGCGACGTTGTCAGCGGTGAAGGTGTTGGCCGGAACGTTCGCGAGCACCACGTTGGCGGCCATCTTGTCGCCAGTCAGTGCCACCGTCAGGGTCTGGGTGTAGGTGAGCTTGTCACCCGGAACCACCTTGTAGGAGTTGACGTTGATAGTTGCGCCGGTGCGGTCGGTCCAGACGCCGGCGGCAGCTGTGACGTTCAGGTCGCCGGCGACGATGGTGCCGGGAGCCGCGGATGCCTCGGCGTTCCAGTTGGCCAGCGATCCGCCGCCGCCCAGCAACAGTGCTGCGCCTACGGCGATGGCTGCGGATCCCTTGATCAGAGTGCTGTTCTTCATGATGTGTCCCCTCAGACTTTGCTTACTTTGGTGGAAGTTGTCTTGCTGGGAACAACAATGCACAGCCAAACTCAGGAACTGAGGGGGCAAAGGGACAAAGAATGCTCAAGTTATTTGAAAGTTAAACCACGGCCTGAACAGGGCTTTTACCCATATGCTGGCCGCGCAGCCGGCCTACAGCGCGGAGCCAGGCTCCGGGAGGGCCAGCTGCTCCGTGATGATCCGGGCGGTCTCCGGGTCGCCCAGGATCCGGAAGTGCCCGGCCGTAGGAATCGCGATATTGGTGGCACCCGGCAGGACGCTCCCCTCGGGGATGTGTGGATCGAACGGGCCGTAGACGGAGGTGATCCTGCTGTTGATGGCTTCTTCGCGGGCCAGCTCCAGGGTCAGGGCATTCCGTGGCGAGAACATCCGCAGGCTCGGCAGCAGCATGTACCTGGCGTAGCTGGAGCCGGAAAAGGGGGTGCACACCGTGATCATTTTGCTGATCCGGCGCTCCGGGTCCATCATCAGCATCGCGTACTTGCCAATCAGCCCGCCTTTGCTGTGCGCCACGATGGCGGCATCACGCAGCCCTGCCTCCTCGATGTGCTGGGCCACCAGCCGGGCCGCCGCCGGGATCTCGAGCTTGTTCCGCTGCAGGACAGTGACCACGTGGACGGGGTGGCCGGCGTCGTGGATCCGCTGGATCAGGGGCAGCATGAACTGCCAGTTTTCGTACACCCCGGGGATGATCACCACGGGGTTCCGTGTGCCCTGGTGGAAGGACCCGGGCTGCACCCGGGACAGCACGCCCTCCACCTGGCACATGGCCGCGTACACATAGTCCTGCACCCACCACAGCGCTTTCTGCAGTGGACTGGTCCGAACCCGAGTCCCCGTTTCACCCATGATTCGAGGATAACCGCGGTCCGGCGGGTACCCACCAACGCCGCCGGCCAAACTCCTCCGTCGGGTCAGAAAAACCGTGGGTGTTCTGGGCGGAACCCGATGCCGATGAACCGGGCTGCCCTCCGGCGTATCCACGGGCCGAAGGCACGCAGAACCCACTTTGCCGGCCGGGGAACGAAGGCGCGCCGGCCGGGACGCCGTGCGATGGCGCGGTGGCCCAGGCGTTGAATGCGCTGCATCTTCCGGACCGGTACCTCCCGGCGTTTCTGCACCGCTGCCAGCGATTCGTCGCTCACCTCGCCGCGGGCCAGCCCGGGGGCGACGGCGTTGGCGAGTGCCACGGCATCCTGGATGGCGTAATTGACGCCGACGCCGAACATGGGCGACATCGCGTGGGCCGCGTCCCCAATCGCGATGAATCCGGGCCGGTGCCACGTCTCCAGCCGGTTGATCTTCACGGACAGGAGTTTGATCTGGTCCCAACCCACGATGCTCTCCGCCGGGACGGCAAGGTGGGAAGCTGCGGCACCGATGCGGGCACGGAACGCTGCAAGCCCTTCGGCTTTGATGCTTTCGAAGCTGTCCTTGCGAATGATCATGCCGGATTGGTAGTAGCTGCCCCGGTCCAGGGTCAGCACCATCCCTTTGCCGGAAACGTAGCCGAGCGTTGGCGGAAGCGGGTCGAGGGGCTTGGGCAGGTGGAACCACAGCACGTCTATGGGCACGCCCGAGCCGGTTGGGTAAAGCCCGGCGTCGTTCCGGAGCGACGATCCGCGCCCGTCGGCCGCCACGGTGAGGGGCGCGCGGACTTCCAGCGCGCCGTCAGCATACGTGGCCCGCACCCCGGCCACGCGGCCGCCGTCGTGAAGTACTTCATCTGCCCGTGTGCTCATCCGGAGCTCGAACCCCGGCAGCGCCGAGGCCTCGGCCGCCAGGAAGTTCAGGAAATCCCATTGCGGGGCGAACACCAGGAAGTTGTCCGGCGCCGGCAGGGTGCCAAAGTCCGCGATCGTGAAACGCTCCCCGTCGAACACCGCGTCCATGGTGGTGATGCGGGTCAGCGGCAGGTCCAGGAACCGCTCCAGCAGGCCCAGTTCGCGCAGGAGCGTAATGGTGGACGGGTGGATGGTGTCACCGCGGAAATCACGGAGGAAGTCGGCGTGCTTTTCCAGGACCGTGACCTGCAGGCCAGCCCGCGCGAGGAGGTAGCCGAGCACCATTCCGGCGGGCCCTCCCCCGGCGATGACGCAGTCCCGCTGGATGCTCCGGGGAGTGTTCATGCGTACAGTGTCCACCCACAACGGCCCGTTGCCCTATCACGTGGAGTCCCCAAAACCCGGTTTTGGGGACTCCACGTGATGGAGCAAGTCAGTAGTTGCGGCGGTGCTTCAGGCGGGGAATAACGACGGCGAACACGGCCGCCGCCGCGAACCCCAGGATGCCGGTGGCTGAGATCCCCGTGCCCAGGGATGCCACGGCGGTCACCCCGGAAAGCAGCAACGGCCCGCCCGTGGAGCCGGCGTCGGCCATGAACCGCCAGAGCCCAAGGAACTGGCCGCGTCCGCGGTCCGGCGAGAAATCGGCCCCCAGCGTCATCACCAGCCCGGAGCTGATGCCGTTGCCGAACCCGATCAGCAACGAGGCCAGCAGCAGCCCGGTGAACGAGCCTGTCAGCGGGATCAGCACCAGCGCCGCACCCATCAGCAGGGTGGACGGTACGGCCACGAACTGCCGGCCCTTGCGGTCCATGAGCTTGCCGGCGGGATAGAACACCAGCATGTCGATGGCCCCGGACAGGCCGTAAATGAGCGAGGCGGACGTGGCGTCCATGCCCAGGTGGTCGGCCCACAGCGGGATCACCACCTGCCGCGAGGAGCGGAGGGCGGACAGTAGGAGAATGCCGATGCCCACGGAGAGGAAGACCCCGGCATGGGACACCGCGACGCTCCGGAGCGTGGGCTGCGGGCCTGGCGTGCCGCCGTCGGACGCGTCCGGAGCGGCCAGGTCCGGGATGGTGAGGGACAGCAGCGCGGCCGCCGCCATGGCCACCACACCCACCCAGTAGGCGCCGTTGATGCCGCCAAACTGCATCACCCCAGCACCCAGGAACGGCCCGATGAACACGCCGATCCTGTTTACGCCGCCCAGCGTGGACAGCGCGCGGGCCCGGAATTCCACCGGCACCGCCTCGGTGAGGTACTTCTGCCGTGCCAGGCCAAAGACGCTTCCGGACATCCCGACGACGGTCATCGCCACGGCGAGCAGCACCAGGCCGTTGGGGGCAAGGGAGGACAACCCGGCAGCGGCGAGAGCCAGGCCGGCGGCGACGGACGCGCCCACGATGGACCAGCGCTCACCGAACTTCAGCGTCACAAGCGAGGCCGGCAGGTTGAAGAACCAGGATCCGAGTCCCATCAGGGTGACGATGAGGGCCGCCACGGCGACTGTGGCGCCCAGGTCGCGGGCGGTCAGGGCCACCACGGGAAGGATGGCCCCCTGCCCCAGGCCAAACAGCAGGGTGGGTCCAAAGGCGGCCACCGCAATGCTGCGCAGGTTGAAGGGCTGGGAGCCACCGGGGGAAGTCATCAGATTTATCCTAGGGCTGCACCCTCCTTCACCCGGGCGCGCAACGTCGCCCCGCGCAACGGAAGCTACTGCCGGGTCCGCGGTGCCAGCCCTGCCAGTGCCCGGATCAAGGCCACCACCTCCACCACGGCACCGATAACCGAGCCCACCATTCCCAGCGCAAGGAACACCCGCACCACCACGGGCCACCCGGACCAGCCATCGCCGAAGTCGAACGGGAAAACATCCCAGAGCCGGAGCAGTGCCGCCATTCCGAAGCCGAGTGCCACCAGGTTTCCGAGGGCCTGCAGGCCCCTCGACCGGACCACCACGAAGGCCAGGTTCACGATGATGCCGGCAATGAGGGCGGCATTGAGGGCGTCGAGGATGCGCGTCATGTCCGGAGCCAGGAACGGGACCGTGCTCCAGCCTGGCCACACATTGATGGCCCACAGCAGGACAGCATTGACGAGGACGGAGCCAACGCCGCCGCTGCGGCTGGTCGAAGCCATGCCATCAGCGTCGCGCCGGGCCGCCCTGGCCCGGAAGTGCCGAAAGTCCCGCGGGGCCGGGTGCCCGCAGCGCTGACCCGCCTTAGCCAGGCAATAAATTCGGGGGTCACAAACGCCCTGCGGAGGAGTAGATTTCGCCTTAGGGGTGCTGTTCCGTGCCCCTAGCCAAGGGGAGGTCAATGCAATGGGTGAAGTGTGGATCCGCACGCTCGGCAACGGGCTGGTCCGGGCAGACAGAGTCACGGAAATTTCCTCCACCCGCGGATCCCTCCACGAGGACCAGGGATATTCGTTGAAGGTCATCGTGGACGCCAAGGGCCATGTGCTCATTGACGATGCGGATCTGCAGGGCTCCCTTGGTGACCGGCTGGAGTATGCCCGGCACATGGAGGACGCCCTGCTGCTTGCCATGGATGAGGCCCGCGAAAACGATGCCTCAGTGGTGGTGTCCTTCGAGCCCGAGCGTCAGCGCTGGTCAGCGGCTCCCGTGGCGGTGCTGACAGGTAGGCTTCCGGACCTGGCCGGCAGGGTTCCCGAAGCAGTGGGCTGACCAGCAGTCACAGGATCAGCATCAACCCGGCCGGTAATAAATTCGTCAAAGTGTTGCGTGGATCACATTCAACCCCTACTCTGTATGAGGCTGATGAAAACGGCCACGCAAAAAGCTGCAGCGTCGCAGCCAATGCCGGGGAAGGCTTTACATCTTGAACTCTAAGCTCCACATTGTTGTCCGTGTTGATCTCGACCACGCACGTGCGAAGGTGATTGCAAAGGGGCATATCACCGTCCACAGCGTCAACGCCCTTTACGTAGTAGCTAAACGGGCCAACTCCTTGAAGGAAGGGCTGGACCTGGAACTGGATATCTCGCAGGCCTTCGTGGATGAAGCCGCACTGGAGATGCTCCGGACCGCGTCGGAAACCCGACATCTGCCCACCAGGATCGATCCGCTCCAGGCACCCTGCACCATCAGTGTCCTGGCACCGCGCCGCAGGGTTCCCGCCGCCGCCACCCGCCTGGCCGCATAGCGAAGACCCTGGCACCACAGAGCCCACGATTCGGGCCCGCGTGCCAGCCATTCCTGAAAGTTCCGCCCCTCGCCCTGTCCCCTTGCCGCTGAACCCACACATACGGGTGGCGGCTCCGGACGGGGCGACGTGCGTTAAGGGCCGTACTCAGGTGTGCGATGCCAGCCATTCCCTGAGCCGCGGCTCAGGAAGCGGACGGGCGAAAAGGTAACCCTGGGCAAGGTCGCAGCCCATGTCCTGCAGCGTCTGCGCCTGGCCGGAGGTTTCCACCCCTTCGGCCACGGCCCGGATCCCCACGGCGTGTGCCAGGTCGATGCAGCTGCCCACGATCGCGGCGTCCCCGGTGTCCAGTCCCAGCCCCATGATGAAGGACCGGTCAATCTTCAGTTCGTTGATGGGGAATTTCTTCAGGTAGGTGAGGCTTGAGTAGCCCGTGCCAAAGTCGTCGACGGCGAGCCCCACGCCCAGGTCCTTGAGGGCGGTCAGTGATTCGACGGCCGCGCCGGGATCGGACATCAGGGCCGTTTCGGTGATTTCGAGCAGCAGCAGCGCCGGGTCCATGTTGCGCCGCTCCAGCGCGCTTTCCACCATGTCCACCAGGCCGGGATCGTTGAGTTGCCGGGCGGAAAGGTTGACGGCGAATTCCAGTCCGGCACCGTGGTGGTCATCCCGGCGCAGGCTTTCGGCCAGTTTCAGGGTCTCGTCCAGCACCCACGCACCCAGCGGACGCACCAGCCCGGATTCCTCGGCCATGGCAATGAATTCCGACGGCGGCAGCAGGCCACGGGTGGGATGCTGCCAGCGCACCAGGGCCTCCACACCGCTGGCCCGCCCCGTATGCAGGTCAATCCGGGGCTGGTAGTGGACACGCAGGGCGCCTTCGCCGATCCCCCGGCGCAGTTCGCCGAGGGCACGGAGCCGGTCCACTGCCGGGTCCGATGGTGCGGGCCGGTGCAGTTCCCAGCGGTTCCGGCCGCGTTCCTTGGCCCGGTACATGGCGATGTCCGCACGGCGGATGAGGTCCTCAACGGTGTCGTCCCCGCCCCGGGCAACCGCGATGCCGATGCTGGCCGAGGTGACGATTTCGATGCCCTCGAGATGGATCGGTGCCGCGAGCACGTCCAGCAGCCGGGCGGCCAGGGCGGCCGCTTCCTCTGTCCCGGCCACCCCGTCCAGCACCACGAACTCGTCCCCGGACAACCGCCCCACCGCACCGGGAGCCTGGACAGCTGCGGCCAGCCGTCCCGCCACGGACACCAGCAGGTTGTCCCCGGCGCCGTGGCCCAGGCTGTCGTTGACTGCCTTGAAGTGGTCCAGGTCGATAAAGAGGGCCGCCAGTGGATTCCCCTCACTCATGCCTTCCGTTGCTGCCCCGACAGCCGGCACTGCGCCAAACCGGGCCTTCAGGCCGGCCCGGTTGGGCAGGCCTGTCAGGGCGTCGTGCAGGGCCAGCCGCTGCAGTTCCTGCTCCGCGAGGGCACGCCTGGTATCCGATTCCTCGGCGGCGCGCAGGGCGGAGACCAATTCCTTCTCGTACAGCCGTCGCTCGTGGGCGCTGAAGATGATCACGCGGACG
It encodes the following:
- a CDS encoding phosphatase PAP2 family protein, whose amino-acid sequence is MTSSRQTHPRTPARPAPGSGFLFVLATLACVAGLVATYYYFVQTTTGQFIDESALVEAVDIHGPAGKATTRFLDLLPTISLVMAAVVILFVTVIRKHWTEAGIAVAACIGANVATQVLKDLLPARPDKGVVTLELNSLPSGHTTLAASAAAAVFLMASPRWRPMAGFVGGTFAIASGVSTLINQWHRPADVVAAFLLVGAFMIPAGWLILRRGTWIAWEGFNRHIGSARIWLVLPVLLGLASAAVAAYSLIRIAPSPWQETSTTNYFWAGISLIVIAGYLATVATTSLFAFAARRR
- a CDS encoding MFS transporter, translating into MTESGTPSRHRVATRTATAPLYAAGFVTAFGAHSIAAGLGAQSGNIGLTLLNLGILLALYDVAEVFLKPVFGALSDRVGPKPVIVGGLLAFAALSLIGLWAADPLMLALARLGQGAAASAFSPASSAMVARLARGGKAGAYFGKYGSWKSLGYIIGPLLGAGLILAGGFALLFGALAVLAAATAVWVLAAVPHLEPLPRQPYTVMDLARQVGERRFWVPTLVLAASTGALGAAIGFLPALATRHGMDAFAGTAAVSVLALGSVLTQPWMGRLRDQGRVTDNRGTTAGLLLIAAGVALLAAAPAAVTIFVAAAAIGVGIGAATPLGFAHLADSTPPERMGRTMGSAELGRELGDAGGPLLVGGVATLTALPFGLGALALVVAAASIPRLPPTSPPE
- a CDS encoding FAD-dependent oxidoreductase; translated protein: MNTPRSIQRDCVIAGGGPAGMVLGYLLARAGLQVTVLEKHADFLRDFRGDTIHPSTITLLRELGLLERFLDLPLTRITTMDAVFDGERFTIADFGTLPAPDNFLVFAPQWDFLNFLAAEASALPGFELRMSTRADEVLHDGGRVAGVRATYADGALEVRAPLTVAADGRGSSLRNDAGLYPTGSGVPIDVLWFHLPKPLDPLPPTLGYVSGKGMVLTLDRGSYYQSGMIIRKDSFESIKAEGLAAFRARIGAAASHLAVPAESIVGWDQIKLLSVKINRLETWHRPGFIAIGDAAHAMSPMFGVGVNYAIQDAVALANAVAPGLARGEVSDESLAAVQKRREVPVRKMQRIQRLGHRAIARRPGRRAFVPRPAKWVLRAFGPWIRRRAARFIGIGFRPEHPRFF
- a CDS encoding alternate-type signal peptide domain-containing protein produces the protein MKNSTLIKGSAAIAVGAALLLGGGGSLANWNAEASAAPGTIVAGDLNVTAAAGVWTDRTGATINVNSYKVVPGDKLTYTQTLTVALTGDKMAANVVLANVPANTFTADNVAISPLKLTNTAGDVTSSTVLRPVNGSATQTVTASTVFEFKSTTTGRSDVAKNYDLGNVSYTLTQLTQTGLS
- a CDS encoding esterase/lipase family protein; this translates as MGETGTRVRTSPLQKALWWVQDYVYAAMCQVEGVLSRVQPGSFHQGTRNPVVIIPGVYENWQFMLPLIQRIHDAGHPVHVVTVLQRNKLEIPAAARLVAQHIEEAGLRDAAIVAHSKGGLIGKYAMLMMDPERRISKMITVCTPFSGSSYARYMLLPSLRMFSPRNALTLELAREEAINSRITSVYGPFDPHIPEGSVLPGATNIAIPTAGHFRILGDPETARIITEQLALPEPGSAL
- a CDS encoding MFS transporter, which produces MTSPGGSQPFNLRSIAVAAFGPTLLFGLGQGAILPVVALTARDLGATVAVAALIVTLMGLGSWFFNLPASLVTLKFGERWSIVGASVAAGLALAAAGLSSLAPNGLVLLAVAMTVVGMSGSVFGLARQKYLTEAVPVEFRARALSTLGGVNRIGVFIGPFLGAGVMQFGGINGAYWVGVVAMAAAALLSLTIPDLAAPDASDGGTPGPQPTLRSVAVSHAGVFLSVGIGILLLSALRSSRQVVIPLWADHLGMDATSASLIYGLSGAIDMLVFYPAGKLMDRKGRQFVAVPSTLLMGAALVLIPLTGSFTGLLLASLLIGFGNGISSGLVMTLGADFSPDRGRGQFLGLWRFMADAGSTGGPLLLSGVTAVASLGTGISATGILGFAAAAVFAVVIPRLKHRRNY
- a CDS encoding signal peptidase I, which codes for MAADLTAGPAFPARASRKKFRSAKPSPSAADESRRKGTGAWAAVGRILSMSAMLVALFAAVVLIVIPVATGSQSYTILTKSMVQKFPPGTFMVMKPVAFDELKYGDVITFQMYSGRPDVDTHRIIGFGSTQSGEKTLITKGDNNGANDPEPVRAIQVKGKLFYAVPYVGFVANVLGNADRDTWTVLAAVGLIGYGAITVYKSVRKPRGSKDPAGAVA
- a CDS encoding GGDEF and EAL domain-containing protein, with translation MTDTAGQPVANFETLFHQAPCGYLITDDAGRISAVNDTFVRWTGYSRAKLFGTKLQSLMPVGDQILYATHCIPQLGITGSVSEIAVDIIGSDGVRRPALLSASRFAATGQEPDSVRVIIFSAHERRLYEKELVSALRAAEESDTRRALAEQELQRLALHDALTGLPNRAGLKARFGAVPAVGAATEGMSEGNPLAALFIDLDHFKAVNDSLGHGAGDNLLVSVAGRLAAAVQAPGAVGRLSGDEFVVLDGVAGTEEAAALAARLLDVLAAPIHLEGIEIVTSASIGIAVARGGDDTVEDLIRRADIAMYRAKERGRNRWELHRPAPSDPAVDRLRALGELRRGIGEGALRVHYQPRIDLHTGRASGVEALVRWQHPTRGLLPPSEFIAMAEESGLVRPLGAWVLDETLKLAESLRRDDHHGAGLEFAVNLSARQLNDPGLVDMVESALERRNMDPALLLLEITETALMSDPGAAVESLTALKDLGVGLAVDDFGTGYSSLTYLKKFPINELKIDRSFIMGLGLDTGDAAIVGSCIDLAHAVGIRAVAEGVETSGQAQTLQDMGCDLAQGYLFARPLPEPRLREWLASHT